The Paenibacillus sp. 481 DNA window CCCCTATATTTAGCAATCAAATATTTACAATATATTATCGTATCGTAAAAGATAAGATTTGTCACTTTTTCTACAATAATAAGGACATCGCATACATGGACTCCCCTTTCCATAAGCTTCTCATTATATATAGACGCGCAAAAAAACCGCTCCAAGAGCGGTTCACTGCGATTGTTTAGCTACTTATTCATAACGTTGCCCGTTGTATACGATGTATCCGATAGGTTGATGAGTGTAATGCAACACCGGCCCAGCCGCTGCTAAAGATGGATATGCATCACCATTTTGCTCTAAATAGACACCCTTTAGCTCCAGTGATTTTCCAGCTTCAAGACCTTCAATAGGTGCTGCGATTCCGTCAGAATCTCCATAACGGATTACAACGTCCATCTCTTTACTAATTTCAGACACCTTTATACCTTCGGCATTTATGACTACGATCTCATGAATATGCAATTGATGGTACCTAACTTCGTGAACTTGTATATCCTCTCCAACCTGTTTAATAAAAGCTTGCATTTGGATAACGGGTTTATGATTTACCATTTAAACGCTCCTTTATGTGATTCATACAACTTATTTTTTCCTAAAACGATTGAACTAAACCCGATCCCCTGTTTCAAAAAAAGCTTGCACATCACGTTACGTTAGGTCCTACAATTTACCTATTGGAAAAAGGAGGGCTAAAGATGGAGAGAGTTCGACTACTTGATGTGCTACGTGGTTTTGCCATTCTCGGAACACTAGGCACGAACATTTGGCTATTTGCCAGCTTGGGGGATTTCGGAAGCATCTTAACTTTTAATCAGGAGGCTTGGTGGACTTCAGTGGACGATGCGCTGCGTACATTTACGATGTTCATTGTGAATGGCAAATTTTTAGGCATGCTTACCATTATGTTTGGGATCGGGTTGGAGTTTAAACGTAGAAAAGCAGAACGCTTAGGCCAAGTATGGCCTGGCATCTATTTATGGACCTCTTTTTTACTACTGCTTGATGGTGCCATTCATTACTTTCTCGTCATGGAATATGATATTTTGATGAGCTATGCGGTAACAGCAATAATCGTAGCCTACATTGTTAAAGGTGGAGATCGCGCAGTAAAAAGAGGAATGTACATCGCAGGCGGAATCCATCTGCTCCTGTTGCTCTTGATACACGTTGTGCTTGCAACGGCGGCTGGTGGCGGCACGAGTGGCGTAAATGAAGTCGCGTTATTGTTTAAAGAAGGTACATGGTTAGAGCAACTTCAATTTCGCTTCAATAACTTTTGGTTTTACCGTACAGAATCGATTATTATACTACCAATGAATATATGCTTGTTTTTATTAGGTATTCGCTTGGTACGTAGTGGGGCTTTCGCACCAGATGAACGCGGCCAAGTCATACGCAGGAAAATGTTACGTTGGGGGATAGGAATCGGGCTACCGTTAAACCTGTTACTGTTCGTTCCTGGAGCGTATGCCGATTTATTTATTCGTTACGTTGCTGCTCCGATCTTGGCGTTAGGCTATATTGGACTCATTGCTAAAA harbors:
- a CDS encoding DUF418 domain-containing protein, with amino-acid sequence MERVRLLDVLRGFAILGTLGTNIWLFASLGDFGSILTFNQEAWWTSVDDALRTFTMFIVNGKFLGMLTIMFGIGLEFKRRKAERLGQVWPGIYLWTSFLLLLDGAIHYFLVMEYDILMSYAVTAIIVAYIVKGGDRAVKRGMYIAGGIHLLLLLLIHVVLATAAGGGTSGVNEVALLFKEGTWLEQLQFRFNNFWFYRTESIIILPMNICLFLLGIRLVRSGAFAPDERGQVIRRKMLRWGIGIGLPLNLLLFVPGAYADLFIRYVAAPILALGYIGLIAKMVETGRLVWLWARFEEVGKAALSCYMLQNILASILFYGWGFGLGNMYGSAFTIAMWAFISCLLIGFAHIWLRYFSLGPVEWVWRQLSQLPSKHSKSSISN